One Dermacentor andersoni chromosome 6, qqDerAnde1_hic_scaffold, whole genome shotgun sequence genomic window carries:
- the LOC126523299 gene encoding arylsulfatase B-like has protein sequence MFRDATLRLGETYGCTHLATAQTLVLKEVREHLAVSTFAPSFFLLLSHQSPHGAGEPEPFQAPPENVDKFSYIGEKNRTIYAGMLDALDQSVGEVFKALSDADMLDNTLLIFCSDNGGQPWGIHTTRSFNWPLRGSKGTVWEGATRVPAFVWSPLLANTRRVSDQLMHITDWVPTLYSIGGGDVAALGELDGFDMWQYLSQGIGSPRVEMLYNIDDRFLNNAALRLGRYMLVLDGTGFMNERYARPGSGRP, from the exons ATGTTCCGTGATGCAACCCTGCGGTTGGGCGAGACTTACGGGTGCACCCATCTCGCGACAGCACAGACACTCGTGCTCAAGGAAGTTCGCGAGCACCTGGCAGTGTCCACATTCGCACCT TCGTTCTTTCTCCTGCTGAGTCACCAGTCACCGCACGGCGCCGGAGAGCCTGAACCATTTCAGGCACCGCCGGAGAACGTCGACAAGTTTTCCTACATTGGAGAAAAGAACAGAACAATCTACGCAG GAATGTTGGACGCACTGGACCAGTCTGTGGGCGAAGTGTTCAAGGCTCTCAGCGATGCTGACATGCTCGACAACACGCTCCTGATATTCTGCAGCGACAACGGCGGACAACCTTGGGGTATCCACACGACCCGCAGTTTCAACTGGCCCCTGCGCGGATCCAAGGGCACGGTCTGGGAAGGAGCAACGAGAGTCCCCGCTTTCGTCTGGAGTCCCCTCCTGGCCAACACTCGAAGGGTGTCCGACCAACTCATGCACATCACGGACTGGGTACCCACGCTGTACTCAATCGGAG GAGGCGACGTTGCCGCGCTAGGGGAACTGGACGGATTTGATATGTGGCAGTACCTGTCTCAAGGAATAGGCTCGCCTCGTGTCGAGATGCTCTACAACATCGACGACCGGTTTTTGAACAACGCAGCTCTGCGACTGGGCCGTTACATGTTGGTGCTTGATGGTACCGGGTTCATGAATGAGCGCTACGCTCGACCAGGTAGCGGCCGTCCGTAA